Proteins from one Homalodisca vitripennis isolate AUS2020 chromosome 3, UT_GWSS_2.1, whole genome shotgun sequence genomic window:
- the LOC124358270 gene encoding opioid growth factor receptor-like — protein MYDNSVALDDLPGSVEPEIEEDERPAVFALLRAFAGACRNLQTTCSPRVRRASCLAVKLRLSLRSQRRLCSQAKAEPEVAASSLCDAPGDTSCVTPSVTPCLTPSVTPGGTPRYIPDDDFVNSPGDTPCVTPSVTPVDTPGHIPGDTIGVNPGDSPRDIPGDVLVDTPVHTLDDSPGGAPDDTPSDVSVGVPVDAYRDTPSDTPRDIPGDALFDTR, from the exons ATGTACGATAACTCTGTTGCTCTTGACGATCTCCCTGGAAGTGTAGAACCAGAGATAGAGGAGGATGAGAGGCCAGCAGTGTTTGCACTCC TGCGTGCCTTCGCCGGTGCCTGTCGCAACCTGCAGACAACCTGTTCGCCCAGAGTCCGTAGAGCGTCGTGTCTGGCAGTAAAGCTAAGGCTGAGCCTGAGGTCGCAGCGTCGTCTCTGCAGTCAAGCTAAGGCTGAGCCTGAGGTTGCAGCGTCGTCTCTGTG TGACGCTCCTGGTGACACTTCTTGTGTCACTCCTAGTGTCACTCCTTGTCTCACTCCTAGTGTCACTCCTGGTGGTACTCCTCGTTACATTCCTGATGATGACTTTGTTAACTCTCCTGGTGACACTCCTTGTGTCACTCCTAGTGTCACTCCTGTTGATACTCCTGGTCACATTCCTGGTGACACTATTGGTGTAAATCCTGGCGATTCTCCTCGCGACATTCCTGGTGACGTTCTTGTTGACACTCCTGTTCACACTCTTGATGACTCTCCTGGTGGCGCTCCTGATGACACTCCTAGTGACGTTTCTGTTGGCGTTCCTGTTGACGCTTATCGTGACACTCCTAGCGACACTCCTCGCGACATTCCTGGTGACGCTCTTTTTGACACCCGCTGA